The genomic DNA ATTTATTCCTTTTTTTCTCCAACCACAATAAGATTTTGAGTTAGAATCCCACTCCCAGGACTCCCAGTTTCTATTAGAAGATAAGTCCTTAAAAATACTCTTATAACGCGCCAAAGCAAAAATCTTACCAAGCTTTTTACGCCGTGAATTATAGGTTCCACAGGATAAAAAGAAATTTTTTTAAAACCGCAGGTCTTAAGAACCTGACCCAAACTTTTAGTAGTAAAAGCTGTCTCATGGGTAAAATCTCCATATCTTCTCTTCCCCCAGAAGGGACCTTCACTGTTTAAAGTAAGAATAATGATTTTCCCTTCTTTCTTAAGCGCTCTATAAATTTCATCTAAAAGTAGGATGATTTCATCTTTCTTAAAATGCTCTAGAACATCTCTCAAAGTAATTAAATCAAGTGTATTCTGACGATTTTTAAGATATTCGAGAATGTCTGCTCTCTCAAGATTTCTAATACCCAATTCCCTGGCAGTATCGATCTGTTCCTGGGAAATATCTATTCCATAACTGTTCTGATAGCCTTCTTTTTGTAGAAAATAGAGAAATCCACCACATCCACAGCCTGCATCTAAAATCTTGGCATTTTTGTCTTTGGGTAAGTGTCTCTTAAAATAACCTTTATGAACTACAAACTTCTCTTCTAAGTCTTTATGGAAAACTCTTTTTTTCTCTTCTAAAAATTGACTTACATAAACATTATAAATCCTTTTTCTGTAATTATATTCTTGATTATCCTTCATATTTTTTCCTTATAATGTTTACAATTCTCTTGGCTGTTTTGCCATCCCAATATTTGGGGATTTTTCCTTTTTTGGTTTTGCCGTTTAAAATCTTCAAACTTTCCTTAATAATGTTTTCTTTTTGAAGCCCGATTACTTTATTTGTCCCAATTTCGCAAGTAATAGGTCTTTCGGTTACTTTTCTTATAGTTAAACAAGGAATGCTCAAGACCGTTGTTTCTTCTTGAATCCCGCCACTGTCAGTTAGAACTAATTTAGCATTTCCCATTAAATTTAGCATATTCAAATAACCGACTGGTTTTACTAAAATTAAATTTTTCATTCTTTTAATCTTATCTTTAAAACCAAACTCTTTAATTCTTTTTTTAGTCCTAGGGTGAATTGGGTAAATTATTTTAATTCTTTTTTGAATCTCTGTTAATGCCTCTAAAATCCCTCTAAAAACTTCCTTATAATCAACATTTTTTGGTCTATGTAAGGTAAGTAGGGCATATTGCCTTCTTCGAAATCCAAATTTCTGGAGAGTTTTACGTTTCAAAAAAATATTTTTATATCTCAAAAGGGTATCAATCATTATATTACCGACAAAAAAGATTTTTTTTCTTTCTAAGCCCTCTCTTAAAAGATTCTTGATTGCTGATGGTTCAGTGACAAAAAGATAATCTGAAATTTGATCAGTTAAAAGTCGATTAACTTCTTCTGGCATTTTGAGATCAAAACTGCGTAACCCCGCTTCAACGTGGGCTACCGGAATATGAAGTTTTACTGCTGTTAAGGCTCCGGCTAAGGTTGAATTTACATCGCCAACCACGATTACTAAATCCGGTTTTTCCTTTAAAATAACTTTTTCAAATCTAATCATTATTTCCCCTATTTGATAAGCATGAGTGCCAGACCCTACTCCAAGATTATAATTAGGTTTGGGGATTTTTAATTCTTGAAAAAAAACTTTTGACATTTCGAAATCATAATGCTGACCAGTATGGACTAAAACTGTTTTAATATTCCGATGCTTTTTAAATTCTTCTATCAAAGGGGCGATTTTTATAAAATTTGGCCTGGCCCCGGCAACAATTAAAATTTTGATATTTTGAGGCATTTTATTATCTCTTTAATCAATGGAGGTTCTTTCTCCAATATCTAATTTGTTTAATTAATTCCTTTAAACTCCTAAAATCTTCTTTTTTAGGAATTAACAAATTTTCCAAACGAAAAGGGGAAATAGAAATTTTTTTATAGAAAAAGATAAACATCAAAGCCATCACTAAATAAGAAATTAAAGCAGCTATTGCTGAACCATTAATTCCTAAACTAGGAATTAAAATTAGGCTAAATCCGAAGCTAAAAAATAAGGCGACGAAAGCGGCTATAGCATAATATTGAGGGAAACCCTTTCCTACAATATAACTTCCCAGAACCTTAGCAATAGAAGAAACAATCATTCCGATAATTAAAATTCTTAAAGCCAATAATCCTTGCATAAAGACTTGGCCAAAAAATATTTTTATTATCCAAGGAGCGAAAATAGCCAGAATAATTCCTATTAAAAATGTAAAAAAGAGACTAATCCGGCAACACTTTTTAGTTAATCTTTCGGCCTCGAAGGCCTTAGTCTCTGCTGAAACTTTAGGGAAGAGAACAGTCCCTAAACTGACCGGAACAAATTTTAAGGCCGTCCCTAAAAATAAAGCTATTGAATAAATACCCACCGCTGTTGGATTGAGAAAGAAGTTTATTAAAAATATCCCTAATTTTAAATCCATTGTCTGGGCAATATCCCCTAATTGCCCCTTCAAGCCAAATTTAATACTATCTTTTATAACTAAGAGATCAATTCTTGGTTTTAATAAGGGGGTATTTTTGAAAAGAAAAAAAAGAGCAACCAAAAAACCAATTACTCCAATGAAAATCAAAATAAAGACTGCGGTTTTTACTTCTGGAAAAATTAAAAGAAAGACTAAAAAAGCTCCAATAGTAATGACGCGAGTGATTATAAAAGTTAAATTGTAGCTAAAAATCCTTTGAAGGCCTAATAGCAAACTACGAAAAAGATTACCAATTAAGTAAAAAGGAAGAGATAAACTAACAAGTAAAATAAAGGAGGGGGCTATTTCTTGAAACAGATTTGGCAAAGAAAAATTTAAAAGGACTATTCCAGCAATTAATAAAATACCCAATATTACACCTACAAATAAAGAATTCCCGAAAAGAACAGATAAAGAATATTTTTTAGAACTAATAAAATAGATATTAGCAAAGCTGAGTCCTAAACCGCCCAGAAGAATAGAAACAGCAATAAGGCTCTGCAAAAATGCGAAAATTCCTCTTCCCTCAGCCCCTAAAATTCTAGCCGTAAGAATGGCTGTAATTAAACCGCAAAAAGCTGCAAAAACTTCGGTAATAAAAGTAAAAAAAGATTCTTTAACCATTTTTGTACCAATCAATCATTTTTTTAAGACCCTCCTCCAGAGATACCTTCGGATAAAAATTAAGAAGTTTAATCATTTTTCCTACCTCTGGAAAACGATGTCTTACGTCTATATCTATTTTTCTATTCTTTACCAATCTGGGTTTAATTTTTCCTTCAAGACCGACTAAATTAATTATTTCGGTCGCTAAATCAAAAATTGTTAAAGGCCTACCGCTACCAATATTTATTATCTGACCACTGGTTTTCTCTAATTTCATTGCTCGCCAAGATGCCTCTACATTATCATCAATAAAAGTAAAATCTCTTGTCTGACGCCCATCGCCAAATACTGTTGGAGACTGACCAGATAAAACCTGCCTTATAAATATCCCCACCACAAAACCATAATCACTTCCGTCCTGCCTAGGACCGTAAACATTGAAGAATCTCAAAGAACAAGTTTTTAGGTTATGTTTATAATAATAAGCCTCTAAAAATTTTTCTCCTATTAGTTTAACGGCAGCGTAAGGTATCTGTGGATTTATTGCTCCCTCTTCTTTTTCTGGCAGCTCTCTAGACTCTCCGTAAACCTCGGAGCTGGAGGCAAAAACAACTTTGGGTCTACCATATTTTAGTGATAGTTCTAGGATATTTTTAATTCCTTCTGCATCTTTCAATACCATCAAAGGATTCTCAAGAGTTCTTTTTACTCCAACTGTAGCTGCATAATGAAATACTCCATTAAATTTATATTTTCTAAAAATAAGGGAAATATCTTTAATTTGGTTTATATCTCCTTTAATAAAAACGAAATTCGGATTTTTTTTAATTGTTAAAATATTTTTTAAGGTCCCGGTACTTAAATTGTCAAAACAGACAACCTTGTGTCCTATTTTTATTAGCTTTTCACATAAATGAGATCCAATAAATCCTGCTCCACCGGTAACTAAAAATGTTTTTTTATTTTTGTTTTTTTGCATATTTCAAAATTAAATTCAGGGCTTTATTCTTGCAATATTTCTTAAGTATTGTGGCGTTTTCGCAAATACAGTGTCCACCAATGCCGCCTTTTGGAGGATAAAGAACTGGCCGAACAACATTCTTCTTACCCAACTTTTTATATCCTTCATTATAGGTTCTGTTAAACTCAGTTACCGCTTTTTCAAAATCAACCCCGGCCTTATCACAAATTTTTTTCATTTCTCCGTGCCAGGCAATACAAAGACCATAATAAGAAGTACTAAAGAGTTTTCCTATTTCAACGATTACCGATGGCTGAAATATCCTTGTTTTTATTCCCAGGCTTTCTAAATGTTTTTTGGCTAATTGACCTGCTTTTTTATTCTCGGTACCAATATATTTTACGAATGTTTTAATTCCTTCGTAAAGATAAGGATGAACTCCCCTTACCGGGCTGTAAACTATCATCTTCAGTTCTTTAGGTAAGGCTGAAACCAATTTTTTTGTGGTGAAAGGGGCAATAGAAGAATGAATAATAGTCAACTTTGGCTTAACTTCTTTTATTTCTTTTTTAACTATTTTTATAAAATTAGGAATCCAAGGGATACAGATATGTAAGACCTCTACCCCCTTTAATCCATCGTCCCTCTTCAAATCCTTTATTTTTACTTGCCCGCCGAAGCGTTTGCGAAGGTGGGGACTCTTGTAGAATTTAGCTAAAGCTCGACCCATTTCACCATAACCCAGTATGCCAATTTTTGATTTATTTTTTTTAGTCATAGGCATAGAAATTACCACCCCGTTAGAAACCTTTAGCGAAAAAGGATTTTAATCTATTTTTTAGATATCTTCTACCCATTCCTGATTTAAGGTATTTTTCTCTTGCTTGGGCATCCTTTCTATTTAAACCGGCCTCATAATAGATGAGTTTCCATGGGATTCCATATTTAGTAGACCTATTCTTGCCCGAATTATGTGTTAAAATTCTTTTTCGCAAATCTTTGGTTGAACCAATATACCAATCTCCTTTATTACTTTGTAAAACATAAATATACCACACCCCGTTAGAGATTACAAAGATAAAGAGAAAACACAGAGAAAACAAGTCTCTAACGGGGCACATAAACGGTTTCTAACGGGGCTACCATTTCTCAATGGTTTTTTTGGTTTTTCGTTTGAGGCGCTGATAAAAATTTACCGCCTTTCTCTCGACCTTTGGAGAAACTAATCTTAAAATTTCTTTCCCCCAGATTCTATATCTTCCCCCAACTTTGTTTGCCCGGATTATTCCGTTTTTTAGGAAACGCTTAATAGTGCTGCTACTTATTTTCAAAAAATCTCGGGCTTCTTTAGTTGTGTAAACCTCATTTGGTTTTATTTCTTCCATATTTCCATAATAAGACACCCCAAAAGGGGTGTCAAGAGGTATCAATAGAGGTCAATTCATGGCCATTTTTGCAGTTGTCCCTAGCACTTGGGAATTCCCCAATTACTTTTTTAATTTTCTTCCATAGCTTTCTGTTTTGTAATGACAATTTCTGCAAAGGGTTATTCCATTCGAAATATCCAAAACTAAAGAAGGATATCTTGATACTGGTTTAATGTGATGTACTTCCATAACTCTTTTTTCCCTAAATCTTATGCCACATTTTTGGCAGGTGTAATTATCACGTTCTAAAATTTTCTTGGCCCAATTCTTTAATTCTACTCTTAGTCTATGTGCTAATGTCTCTTCTCTTTTGGTTAAACCTCCTTTCCAATTTGGATTCTTGGAACCTAGGTGTTTTTCAATATATTCTTTATTTTGCCAAAGTTTTTTAATAATATTGCTTATTTTATTTCTTATTTCCAGATTATCTCTATATTGCTTTAGCTTTGTCTCTCTTATTTTGTTTTTTATAGCTTCTGAGAGCTGCTTTCCCCAATTAGGGTGTTTCGGTCCTCTAATTGCTTCACTTATCTTTCGTTTTGTCTCCCCTAAGAGTCTTTTTCCTTTTTGAGCTTGACTAATTTTTTTTCTTGTTTCTTCGGAATGATGCTTGCCCAACATTAATGGTTTTCTTTTCCCTTCTCTCCATTGCCTTTTCATGGCTTCACTAATATTCCTTCTATGTTCTTCTGAAAATTTTCTACCTTTCATTGCCAAACTTGTTTTCTCTCGTTCTTTCTCATCTTTATATCTTTCTTTCTGAGCTAAACTCATTTTTCTTTTGTATTCGTTAGTTCTTATGTATACTCCAGTTGGCATATTATTTTTATTTCCATTTACGAATTGCAGTTTCATAACGCTCGAAAGTTCCTGTGTCCATCCATTTACCATTAAATTTAAAACCTGTTAATTTTTTTTCTTTGGCTAATTTTGGGAAAAGGTCTTTTTCAATCATTGAAAACTTGGGGCCAGGATGATAATTGAAAATTTCAGGGGAAAGTAAATAAAGACCAGAAGAAATATATTGAGTCGTGGATTTCTTGCCCGCCCAAGTTTTCTTTAAAATTTGGGCGGGTGAAGGTTTTTCTAAAAACTCTTGAACTAAACCATTTTTGCAAATAACAACTCCATAATCTTGAGGATTTGGAACTTTCACTAAAGCTATGGTTGCCGGGGTTTTCTTTTTTTGATGGAAATTTTTCATTTCAAATAATTTTATCTTTTTTAACTCATCACCATTAGTAAAAAA from Patescibacteria group bacterium includes the following:
- a CDS encoding class I SAM-dependent methyltransferase, coding for MKDNQEYNYRKRIYNVYVSQFLEEKKRVFHKDLEEKFVVHKGYFKRHLPKDKNAKILDAGCGCGGFLYFLQKEGYQNSYGIDISQEQIDTARELGIRNLERADILEYLKNRQNTLDLITLRDVLEHFKKDEIILLLDEIYRALKKEGKIIILTLNSEGPFWGKRRYGDFTHETAFTTKSLGQVLKTCGFKKISFYPVEPIIHGVKSLVRFLLWRVIRVFLRTYLLIETGSPGSGILTQNLIVVGEKKE
- the wecB gene encoding UDP-N-acetylglucosamine 2-epimerase (non-hydrolyzing), giving the protein MPQNIKILIVAGARPNFIKIAPLIEEFKKHRNIKTVLVHTGQHYDFEMSKVFFQELKIPKPNYNLGVGSGTHAYQIGEIMIRFEKVILKEKPDLVIVVGDVNSTLAGALTAVKLHIPVAHVEAGLRSFDLKMPEEVNRLLTDQISDYLFVTEPSAIKNLLREGLERKKIFFVGNIMIDTLLRYKNIFLKRKTLQKFGFRRRQYALLTLHRPKNVDYKEVFRGILEALTEIQKRIKIIYPIHPRTKKRIKEFGFKDKIKRMKNLILVKPVGYLNMLNLMGNAKLVLTDSGGIQEETTVLSIPCLTIRKVTERPITCEIGTNKVIGLQKENIIKESLKILNGKTKKGKIPKYWDGKTAKRIVNIIRKKYEG
- a CDS encoding flippase; this encodes MVKESFFTFITEVFAAFCGLITAILTARILGAEGRGIFAFLQSLIAVSILLGGLGLSFANIYFISSKKYSLSVLFGNSLFVGVILGILLIAGIVLLNFSLPNLFQEIAPSFILLVSLSLPFYLIGNLFRSLLLGLQRIFSYNLTFIITRVITIGAFLVFLLIFPEVKTAVFILIFIGVIGFLVALFFLFKNTPLLKPRIDLLVIKDSIKFGLKGQLGDIAQTMDLKLGIFLINFFLNPTAVGIYSIALFLGTALKFVPVSLGTVLFPKVSAETKAFEAERLTKKCCRISLFFTFLIGIILAIFAPWIIKIFFGQVFMQGLLALRILIIGMIVSSIAKVLGSYIVGKGFPQYYAIAAFVALFFSFGFSLILIPSLGINGSAIAALISYLVMALMFIFFYKKISISPFRLENLLIPKKEDFRSLKELIKQIRYWRKNLH
- a CDS encoding GDP-mannose 4,6-dehydratase, translated to MQKNKNKKTFLVTGGAGFIGSHLCEKLIKIGHKVVCFDNLSTGTLKNILTIKKNPNFVFIKGDINQIKDISLIFRKYKFNGVFHYAATVGVKRTLENPLMVLKDAEGIKNILELSLKYGRPKVVFASSSEVYGESRELPEKEEGAINPQIPYAAVKLIGEKFLEAYYYKHNLKTCSLRFFNVYGPRQDGSDYGFVVGIFIRQVLSGQSPTVFGDGRQTRDFTFIDDNVEASWRAMKLEKTSGQIINIGSGRPLTIFDLATEIINLVGLEGKIKPRLVKNRKIDIDVRHRFPEVGKMIKLLNFYPKVSLEEGLKKMIDWYKNG
- a CDS encoding GIY-YIG nuclease family protein; the protein is MWYIYVLQSNKGDWYIGSTKDLRKRILTHNSGKNRSTKYGIPWKLIYYEAGLNRKDAQAREKYLKSGMGRRYLKNRLKSFFAKGF
- a CDS encoding helix-turn-helix domain-containing protein; this encodes MEEIKPNEVYTTKEARDFLKISSSTIKRFLKNGIIRANKVGGRYRIWGKEILRLVSPKVERKAVNFYQRLKRKTKKTIEKW
- a CDS encoding HNH endonuclease — protein: MKLQFVNGNKNNMPTGVYIRTNEYKRKMSLAQKERYKDEKEREKTSLAMKGRKFSEEHRRNISEAMKRQWREGKRKPLMLGKHHSEETRKKISQAQKGKRLLGETKRKISEAIRGPKHPNWGKQLSEAIKNKIRETKLKQYRDNLEIRNKISNIIKKLWQNKEYIEKHLGSKNPNWKGGLTKREETLAHRLRVELKNWAKKILERDNYTCQKCGIRFREKRVMEVHHIKPVSRYPSLVLDISNGITLCRNCHYKTESYGRKLKK
- a CDS encoding nucleotidyltransferase family protein; the encoded protein is MKKTRLSNYDLHSTRVELRSMKAVILAGGAGSRLYPITKELPKPLLPIKRKPILNHLVDLFHSYGIKKIAILINRDFREDFDWWKKRYYPKEKIKIFEEKKPLGTFGGLFYLKDWLSKGSPSGEPAEPFFFTNGDELKKIKLFEMKNFHQKKKTPATIALVKVPNPQDYGVVICKNGLVQEFLEKPSPAQILKKTWAGKKSTTQYISSGLYLLSPEIFNYHPGPKFSMIEKDLFPKLAKEKKLTGFKFNGKWMDTGTFERYETAIRKWK